In Juglans microcarpa x Juglans regia isolate MS1-56 chromosome 8D, Jm3101_v1.0, whole genome shotgun sequence, the following are encoded in one genomic region:
- the LOC121243296 gene encoding uncharacterized protein LOC121243296: MTVDESFKKPGAVPFKWEIKPGVPKLQHQQKQPVVLSPPPLPQPRNYHRTVLRTPQQKLRPPPSSGSVYFVPPLESPSRVRSFRSSPRTRSERWRFDRQTTALVRPEVVSPGCFLSSFLKRSKPGKQRLQKPGPASEPDYSSDLETLARWSVSSRKSLSPFSESPSTSSFSSSYPSSPRPVGDAEWAGFGLF; the protein is encoded by the coding sequence ATGACTGTAGATGAGTCTTTCAAGAAACCAGGAGCAGTGCCATTCAAGTGGGAGATCAAGCCCGGTGTTCCAAAGCTCCAGCACCAGCAAAAACAGCCGGTGGTGTTATCTCCGCCGCCTCTGCCGCAGCCTCGTAACTATCACCGTACAGTACTTCGCACGCCACAGCAGAAGCTTCGGCCACCGCCGTCGTCTGGGTCGGTTTACTTTGTGCCTCCGTTGGAGTCCCCGTCCCGGGTCCGCTCTTTCCGGTCGTCCCCAAGGACCCGGTCTGAGCGCTGGAGGTTCGACCGACAAACCACCGCCCTGGTTAGGCCCGAAGTGGTTTCGCCTGGATGCTTCCTGTCGTCTTTTCTAAAGAGGAGCAAACCGGGAAAACAGAGGCTCCAGAAGCCCGGACCCGCTTCCGAACCAGACTACAGCTCTGATCTCGAGACGCTGGCCCGGTGGTCAGTGTCAAGCCGGAAGTCGCTCTCGCCATTCTCTGAATCTCCGTCGACGTCGTCCTTTTCGTCGTCATACCCTTCATCGCCCCGACCCGTGGGTGATGCCGAGTGGGCCGGGTTCGGACTTTTCTGA
- the LOC121243294 gene encoding pentatricopeptide repeat-containing protein At1g77405 — protein sequence MITSRPTHCNRTSLVDQVLAAIIQNRPFDARLAASATAGQSVWTVESVSEVLRSIPRVFFQSPRSIGRQSGFRHRAPLKQRNLKVESDKLRRNVLVLGPAAYRDPQKVRLGLDKAMEFYSWVEAHFGFAHNERTCREMACVLAKGNRLKALWEFLGEMSRRRGGELVTTATVTRLIKVLGEEGLVNEALAAFYRMKQFHCKPDVYAYNTIIYALCRVGKFKKARFLLDQMELPGFRCPPDTYTYTVLISSYCKYSLQTGCRKAIRRRMWEANHLFRIMLFKGFVPDVVTYNSLIDGCCKTNRIARALELFEDMNRRGCVPNRVTYGSFVRYYSAVNEIDKAVEILRKMQDMNHGIPTSSLYTPIIHALCEAGRVHEARDFLAELVDEGSIPREYTYKLVCQALSFSEEANLLDDELHKRIKDGVVKRYRQVMKRKPIMTRKGYLTDAEV from the coding sequence ATGATCACGTCGAGGCCTACACACTGCAATCGCACTTCCCTTGTGGACCAGGTATTGGCGGCTATAATCCAGAACCGACCCTTTGACGCTCGGCTTGCTGCCTCAGCCACAGCCGGTCAATCTGTATGGACCGTAGAGTCAGTTTCCGAAGTCTTGAGGTCCATACCAAGGGTCTTCTTCCAATCCCCTCGCTCCATTGGCCGCCAAAGCGGTTTCCGACACCGCGCACCTTTGAAACAGCGAAACCTCAAAGTGGAGTCCGATAAGTTACGGCGCAATGTTTTGGTTCTTGGCCCTGCCGCTTACAGAGACCCCCAGAAGGTGAGGTTGGGATTGGACAAAGCAATGGAGTTCTACTCTTGGGTTGAGGCCCATTTTGGGTTTGCCCACAATGAGAGAACTTGCAGGGAGATGGCCTGCGTGTTGGCCAAAGGGAACAGATTGAAAGCTCTTTGGGAGTTTTTGGGGGAAATGTCGAGGAGAAGGGGTGGCGAGCTCGTGACCACTGCTACCGTTACCCGTTTGATCAAAGTTCTAGGAGAGGAGGGGTTGGTTAATGAGGCATTGGCTGCATTTTATAGGATGAAGCAGTTTCATTGTAAACCGGATGTTTATGCCTATAATACGATTATTTATGCTCTTTGTAGGGTAGGGAAGTTCAAGAAGGCAAGGTTTCTGTTGGACCAGATGGAATTGCCGGGGTTTAGATGCCCACCTGATACATATACGTACACGGTACTCATTAGTTCGTATTGTAAATATAGCTTGCAAACTGGTTGTAGGAAAGCTATCAGGAGGAGGATGTGGGAAGCAAATCATTTGTTTCGCATTATGCTATTTAAGGGCTTTGTTCCTGACGTTGTGACATACAATTCTTTGATTGATGGCTGTTGCAAAACCAACCGGATTGCGAGGGCTTTGGAGTTGTTTGAAGATATGAACAGAAGGGGTTGTGTTCCCAACCGAGTTACTTATGGTTCTTTTGTTAGATATTATAGTGCAGTCAATGAGATTGATAAGGCTGTTGAGATTTTGAGGAAGATGCAAGATATGAATCATGGAATACCCACTTCCAGTTTGTATACCCCAATAATACATGCTCTGTGTGAAGCTGGAAGGGTTCATGAGGCCCGGGATTTTCTTGCTGAGTTGGTTGATGAAGGCTCGATACCTAGAGAGTATACTTACAAACTGGTATGTCAAGCATTGAGCTTTTCGGAAGAGGCCAACTTGCTTGATGATGAATTGCATAAGAGAATAAAAGACGGTGTAGTTAAGAGATATAGGCAAGTAATGAAGCGAAAACCAATCATGACCCGTAAAGGATATTTGACTGATGCTGAAGTTTGA
- the LOC121243293 gene encoding metal transporter Nramp5-like, whose amino-acid sequence MGSLQQQQQQGSLDVVQSSRGHGGSNRIAAFDMEGDVPPFVDPDITTNNDKQFGHAEDPNHQKPGWRKFLSHVGPGFLVSLAYLDPGNLETDLQAGASHGYELLWVVLIGLVFALIIQSLAANLGVSTGKHLSELCKAEYPKYVKYCLWLLAEAAVIAADIPEVIGTAFGLNILFHIPVWAGVLLTGLSTLLLLGLQRYGVRKLELLIAVLVFVMAACFFGEMAYVKPPAADVLKGMFIPKLKGQGATGDAIALLGALVMPHNLFLHSALVLSRKIPTSVRGINDACRYFLLESGFALFVAFLINVAVVSVSGAVCSANNLTDDSANRCNDLNLNSASFLLKNVLGRSSSTIYAIALLASGQSSTITGTYAGQFIMQGFLDLKMKKWTRNLMTRCIAITPSLVVSIIGGSSGAGRLIIIASMILSFELPFALIPLLKFSSSTTKMGPHKNSIYIVVVSWILGLGIIGINIYYLSTGFVGWLLHNHLPKVANVFVGLIVFPLMAIYILAVIYLTFRKDTAITYIEPTKDTPAAQNNMERGRPGSELDRIPYRQDLADNSLPE is encoded by the exons atgggaagcttgcagcagcaacagcaacaaGGGAGTCTGGATGTAGTTCAATCATCAAGAGGTCATGGAGGGAGTAACCGCATAGCAGCCTTTGATATGGAGGGAGATGTCCCACCTTTTGTCGATCCCGATATCACTACTAACAACGATAAACAGTTTGGTCATGCTGAAGACCCTAATCATCAG AAACCTGGATGGAGAAAGTTTCTATCACATGTAGGTCCTGGATTCCTTGTCTCTTTAGCTTATCTTGACCCAGGCAATT TGGAGACTGATCTGCAAGCTGGAGCAAGTCATGGATATGAG CTACTCTGGGTGGTGCTCATTGGATTGGTGTTTGCACTCATAATCCAATCCCTGGCTGCAAATCTTGGTGTAAGCACAG GCAAACATCTTTCAGAATTATGCAAGGCTGAGTACCCAAAATATGTGAAGTATTGCCTATGGTTGCTGGCTGAGGCTGCTGTCATAGCTGCTGACATACCCgaag TGATTGGGACAGCCTTTGGACTAAACATACTGTTCCACATACCAGTTTGGGCTGGAGTTTTGCTCACTGGTTTAAGCACTCTCTTACTCCTTGGTCTGCAGAGATATGGG GTTAGGAAGCTGGAATTATTGATAGCAGTACTTGTGTTCGTAATGGCTGCTTGCTTCTTTGGTGAAATGGCCTACGTGAAACCTCCAGCAGCAGACGTGCTTAAGGGAATGTTTATACCCAAACTCAAAGGCCAAGGAGCCACCGGCGATGCCATCGCCCTCTTGGGTGCCCTCGTCATGCC GCACAATCTCTTCCTCCACTCAGCTCTTGTGCTGTCCAGAAAAATACCCACTTCTGTCCGTGGCATCAAT GATGCATGTCGATACTTCCTGCTAGAGAGCGGATTCGCATTGTTTGTTGCATTTCTAATCAATGTTGCAGTTGTTTCTGTATCTGGTGCTGTTTGCTCAGCCAACAACCTCACAGATGACAGTGCAAATCGTTGCAATGATCTTAACCTTAACTCGGCCTCTTTCCTTCTCAAG AATGTGTTGGGTCGGTCAAGCTCAACCATTTATGCCATTGCATTACTGGCCTCAGGGCAAAGCTCCACCATCACAGGAACTTATGCAGGGCAATTCATCATGCAG GGATTTTTGGACCTTAAGATGAAGAAGTGGACTAGGAACCTGATGACTAGGTGCATTGCAATTACACCTAGTCTTGTTGTTTCCATTATTGGTGGATCTTCGGGTGCAGGCAGACTCATCATCATAGCATCG atgattctCTCATTTGAGCTTCCATTTGCTCTTATCCCTCTCCTCAAATTCAGTAGCAGTACCACCAAGATGGGACCACACAAGAACTCAATATAT ATTGTAGTGGTCTCATGGATCCTAGGGCTGGGAATCATTGGGATCAACATATACTACCTGAGCACTGGCTTTGTGGGTTGGCTACTTCACAACCATTTACCAAAGGTTGCAAATGTGTTCGTGGGGCTCATAGTTTTCCCCCTAATGGCCATCTACATCCTAGCAGTCATCTACCTAACCTTCCGAAAAGACACTGCTATAACATATATTGAACCCACCAAGGATACCCCAGCAGCCCAAAACAATATGGAACGCGGCCGGCCGGGATCAGAGCTTGACCGGATCCCTTACAGACAGGATTTGGCCGACAACTCATTGCCGGAGTAG
- the LOC121243297 gene encoding LOW QUALITY PROTEIN: SWI/SNF complex subunit SWI3C-like (The sequence of the model RefSeq protein was modified relative to this genomic sequence to represent the inferred CDS: inserted 1 base in 1 codon), which yields MPASPSLPSETRTRWKKRKREPQINRRQKHEMDEDDEEDDPPHHDDDLDPQDEAEDPQSGAAVPPPHESEVLKDGGVRVCGFPPVVKHAVNRPHSSVLAIVASERANQSGENGKGQQQLQTPLPVLENVSYGQLQALSAVPADSPVFDQDRTDGAGSAYVITPPQIMEGRGVVKRFGPRVHVVPMHSDWFSPATVHRLERQVVPHFFSGKSPDHTPEKYMECRNYVVAKYMENPEKRIVVSDCQGLVVGIDNEDLTRIVRFLDHWGIINYCAESPSREPCSGGFYLREDSNGDIHVPSAALKSIDSLIKFDRPKCRLKAADVYLSLSPHNADASDLDNRIREHLSENHCNHCSRSLTTVYYQSQKEIDTQLCSDCFQEGRFVTGHSSIDFIRVDSTNDYADPDGESWTDQETLLLLEAMEIYNENWNEIAEHVGTKSKAQCILHFLRLPMENGLLENIEVPSMPSNSLNGDDHGRSHSNYNGDSAGSCHQDTDSESRLPFANSGNPVMALVAFLASAVGPRVAAACAHASLAALSEDDGLSVSGRISPVEGTGHGNRMNSESTHSREGGRLGETANSFQHKDENSGVHGSRNHNEGXVPLSPEKVKVAAKAGLAAAATKAKLFADHEEREIQRLSANIINHQLKRLELKLKQFAEVETFLMKECEQAERTRQRYAAERNRMISTRFGPAGVASTSLPGPSMVNNNTNSRQQIMSASPSQPSIPGYGNNQPVHPHMPFMPRQQMFGMGPRLPIAAIQQPSSTSNFSGSGNAQPTLNHPMLRPVSGTNSGLG from the exons ATGCCAGCTTCCCCTTCGTTACCATCAG AAACTAGGACCAGATGGAAGAAGCGAAAGAGAGAGCCCCAAATTAACCGCAGGCAGAAGCACGAGATGGACGAAGACGACGAGGAGGATGACCCTCCCCACCACGACGACGACCTCGACCCCCAGGATGAGGCCGAAGACCCCCAATCCGGTGCTGCTGTTCCTCCTCCCCACGAGAGTGAGGTCCTCAAGGACGGTGGGGTCCGCGTTTGCGGTTTCCCTCCCGTCGTCAAGCACGCCGTGAACCGGCCCCACTCCTCCGTGCTGGCCATCGTGGCCTCCGAGCGGGCCAATCAGAGCGGAGAGAACGGAAAGGGCCAGCAGCAGCTCCAGACTCCGCTGCCCGTCTTGGAAAATGTCTCCTACGGGCAGCTCCAGGCACTGTCCGCTGTCCCCGCGGATTCCCCGGTGTTCGATCAGGACCGGACGGACGGTGCTGGTTCGGCCTATGTGATCACGCCTCCGCAGATCATGGAAGGGCGTGGTGTTGTCAAGCGGTTTGGGCCTAGGGTTCATGTGGTTCCAATGCATTCAG ATTGGTTTTCACCAGCTACAGTGCATCGGCTAGAAAGGCAAGTGGTGCCGCATTTTTTCTCTGGGAAATCACCGGACCATACGCCAGAGAAATACATGGAATGTAGGAATTACGTTGTTGCCAAATACATGGAGAATCCGGAGAAGAGGATTGTAGTCTCTGATTGCCAAGGGTTGGTAGTTGGCATTGATAATGAAGATTTGACTCGAATTGTTCGGTTTCTTGATCACTGGGGAATTATCAATTACTGTGCGGAGTCACCAAGTCGTGAGCCTTGTAGCGGTGGTTTCTACTTGAGGGAGGATTCAAATGGTGATATCCATGTGCCATCAGCTGCTCTAAAGTCTATTGATAGTTTAATCAAATTTGACAGGCCCAAATGTCGGCTTAAAGCGGCTGATGTTTATTTGTCattgtcacctcacaatgctGATGCCTCTGATTTGGACAACAGAATCCGAGAGCATCTGTCTGAAAATCACTGCAATCATTGTTCTCGGTCTCTTACCACTGTGTACTATCAATCACAGAAGGAG ATTGATACACAACTATGCTCTGATTGCTTTCAAGAGGGGAGGTTTGTTACTGGACATTCCAGCATAGACTTTATAAGGGTGGATTCAACAAATGATTATGCTGACCCAGATGGGGAAAGCTGGACCGATCAGGAAACCTTACTTCTACTTGAGGCGATGGAGATCTACAACGAGAATTGGAATGAAATTGCTGAACATGTTGGTACCAAATCAAAAGCACAATGCATTCTTCACTTTCTCCGTCTACCAATGGAGAATGGCCTACTGGAAAATATTGAAGTTCCCAGCATGCCATCCAACTCATTAAATGGAGATGATCATGGAAGATCCCATTCAAATTATAATGGGGATTCAGCAG GATCCTGTCATCAAGATACTGACTCTGAAAGCAGACTTCCTTTTGCAAATTCTGGGAATCCAGTTATGGCCCTG GTTGCCTTTTTGGCCTCTGCTGTTGGACCAAGAGTTGCTGCTGCATGTGCCCATGCATCCTTGGCTGCATTGTCCGAGGATGATGGCTTATCTGTTTCTGGAAGAATTTCACCGGTGGAAGGAACTGGACATGGTAATAG GATGAATTCCGAGAGTACACATAGCAGAGAAGGTGGTCGTCTTGGTGAAACTGCAAATTCATTCCAGCACAAAG ACGAGAACTCAGGAGTACATGGTTCAAGGAATCATAATGAGG AGGTTCCATTATCTCCAGAGAAAGTTAAAGTTGCTGCAAAAGCTGGCCTTGCTGCTGCAGCAACTAAAGCAAAACTTTTTGCAGATCATGAAGAAAGGGAAATTCAGAGGCTATCTGCGAATATTATTAACCATCAG TTGAAAAGATTAGAGCTGAAGCTGAAGCAATTTGCTGAAGTGGAAACATTTTTGATGAAAGAATGTGAACAAGCAGAGAGGACAAGACAGAGATATGCTGCTGAGCGGAATCGCATGATATCAACTCGATTTGGACCTGCTGGCGTTGCGTCAACCAGTCTACCTGGTCCGTCTATGGTGAACAATAACACCAACAGTAGGCAACAAATAATGTCAGCTTCACCTTCACAGCCAAGCATTCCAGGATATGGCAACAACCAACCAGTCCATCCCCACATGCCATTTATGCCACGGCAGCAAATGTTTGGGATGGGGCCAAGGCTGCCCATAGCAGCAATACAGCAGCCCTCGTCTACCTCAAATTTCAGTGGCTCTGGGAATGCACAGCCTACTCTCAATCATCCAATGCTGCGACCAGTATCTGGTACTAACTCTGGTTTAGGTTGA